From a single Schistosoma mansoni strain Puerto Rico chromosome 4, complete genome genomic region:
- a CDS encoding putative insulin-inducedprotein yields the protein MGIKPYKIFIVRFTASHTQKSADPKVVVNRAMVLLLQTTKFSVLVYRGLLLFFLGICFCWASEALHNIRGEFTASKISFYTETAAKFWISFCCGVASVTVGLFSPCVDSKLGAYDAYNKEWSSVLRCSALFFGFSHATARIDFATYSQLSLTAIGLSIALWWVFDRSLVGFVFGMAVALIATFIFQSFVWKQLYRFSHPMMAAWLPCLFFSGGVVIVLVGRQLAKPDVMALMQRKVK from the exons atggGTATTAAACCTTATAAAATCTTCATTGTTCGTTTTACTGCATCACACACTCAGAAATCAGCTGATCCCAAGGTTGTAGTTAATCGCGCGATGGTCCTGCTTTTACAAACGACGAAGTTTTCTGTGTTGGTTTACCGTGGTCTGTTGCTCTTTTTCCTGGGCATATGTTTTTGTTGGGCTTCCGAAGCACTACATAACATAAGAGGAGAATTCACGGCttcaaaaatatcattttacACAGAAACTGCTGCGAAATTTTGGATATCATTCTGTTGCGGTGTTGCCTCAG TCACAGTAGGGCTTTTCTCTCCATGCGTTGACTCTAAACTTGGTGCCTATGATGCTTATAATAAGGAGTGGTCTTCAGTTCTGCGGTGTTCTGCTCTGTTCTTCGGTTTCAGCCATGCAACCGCTAGAATAGATTTTGCCACATACTCACAGCTATCCCTTACAGCAATTGGACTTTCTATTGCACTTTGGTGGGTATTTGACAGATCTCTTGTTGGATTTGTCTTTGGAATGGCAGTCGCATTAATTGCCacatttatttttcaatcattTGTTTGGAAACAGCTCTACAG ATTTTCTCACCCGATGATGGCTGCTTGGTTGCCTTGTCTTTTCTTCTCTGGTGGTGTCGTCATTGTCCTGGTTGGCCGACAATTAGCGAAACCTGATGTTATGGCGCTAATGCAAAGAAAAGTCAAATAA